A window from Centropristis striata isolate RG_2023a ecotype Rhode Island chromosome 4, C.striata_1.0, whole genome shotgun sequence encodes these proteins:
- the fzd9b gene encoding frizzled-9b, with product MSMDGCPLKVVIFLWCLLVISGSSFEIGSYDLERGRPAKCEPIVIPMCEGIGYNLTRMPNFMDHDDQKEAAIKLNEFAPLVAYGCDVHLRFFLCSLYAPMCTDKVSTSIPACRPMCEQARERCAPIMKKFSYTWPDSLDCSKLPTRNDPNALCMEAPENETRTEGKKGEGMLPVPPRPRQPGTSSGRSPGGMGSCENPDKFQFVEKSQSCAPRCSPAVDVFWSRQDKDFAFIWMTVWSILCFVSTAFTVLTFLLEPHRFQYPERPIIFLSMCYNVYSVAFIIRSVAGAENIACDREHGELYIIQEGLESTGCTIVFLILYYFGMASSIWWVILTLTWFLAAGKKWGHEAIEAHSNYFHMAAWGIPALKTIIILTMRKVAGDELTGLCYVGSMDSGALTGFVLIPLSCYLIIGTSFILTGFVALFHIRKVMKTEGTNTEKLEKLMVKIGIYSILYTVPATCVIVCYFYERLNMDYWKLRGQQMKCGSFNGLSSDCSLQTSVPTVAVFMLKIFMSLVVGITSGVWVWSSKTLQTWQGLCSRKLTDRTRSRKPCSGVSCGSTHCHYKSPAVVLHMAKTDLHSDNPTHV from the coding sequence ATGAGCATGGATGGTTGTCCGCTGAAGgtggtgatttttttgtggtgtCTGCTCGTGATTTCTGGCTCCAGCTTTGAGATCGGCTCCTACGACCTGGAGCGAGGCAGACCGGCCAAGTGCGAGCCCATCGTGATCCCCATGTGCGAGGGGATCGGCTACAACCTGACCCGGATGCCCAACTTCATGGACCACGATGACCAGAAGGAGGCTGCCATCAAGCTGAACGAGTTTGCTCCTCTGGTGGCTTATGGCTGTGATGTACATCTCCGCTTCTTCCTCTGCTCCCTCTACGCCCCCATGTGCACAGACAAAGTGTCCACCTCCATCCCCGCCTGCAGACCCATGTGTGAGCAGGCCCGGGAGAGGTGTGCCCCCATCATGAAGAAGTTCAGCTACACCTGGCCCGACTCGCTTGACTGCTCCAAGCTGCCCACCAGAAACGACCCCAACGCCCTGTGCATGGAGGCCCCCGAGAACGAGACCAGGACGGAGGGCAAGAAAGGTGAAGGCATGCTTCCCGTGCCCCCTCGCCCCAGGCAGCCGGGCACCAGCAGCGGGCGCTCTCCGGGCGGCATGGGCTCCTGCGAGAACCCAGACAAGTTCCAGTTTGTGGAGAAGAGCCAGTCGTGCGCGCCACGCTGCTCCCCTGCTGTGGACGTCTTCTGGTCCAGGCAGGACAAGGACTTTGCCTTCATTTGGATGACAGTGTGGTCCATCCTCTGCTTCGTCTCCACCGCCTTCACAGTCCTCACCTTCCTCCTGGAGCCTCACCGCTTCCAGTACCCCGAGCGCCCCATCATCTTCCTCTCCATGTGCTACAACGTCTACTCTGTGGCCTTCATCATCCGCTCTGTAGCCGGGGCTGAGAACATCGCCTGCGACCGGGAGCACGGGGAACTCTACATCATCCAGGAAGGGCTGGAGTCGACAGGCTGCACCATCGTCTTCCTCATCCTCTACTACTTCGGCATGGCCTCGTCTATCTGGTGGGTGATCCTCACCCTCACGTGGTTCCTGGCTGCAGGGAAGAAGTGGGGCCACGAGGCGATCGAAGCCCACAGCAACTACTTCCACATGGCTGCGTGGGGCATCCCCGCTCTGAAGACCATCATCATCCTCACGATGAGGAAAGTGGCTGGAGATGAGCTGACGGGGCTGTGCTACGTGGGGAGCATGGACTCAGGGGCGCTCACGGGCTTCGTCCTGATCCCTCTGTCCTGCTACCTGATCATTGGCACGTCCTTCATCCTCACGGGCTTCGTGGCTCTCTTCCACATCCGCAAAGTGATGAAGACAGAGGGCACCAACACGGAGAAGCTGGAGAAGCTCATGGTGAAAATCGGCATCTACTCCATCCTCTACACGGTGCCGGCCACCTGCGTCATCGTCTGCTACTTCTACGAGAGGCTCAACATGGACTACTGGAAGCTGAGGGGGCAGCAGATGAAGTGTGGCTCGTTTAACGGCCTCAGCAGCGACTGCTCGCTGCAGACGTCCGTGCCCACGGTGGCCGTGTTCATGCTGAAGATCTTCATGTCGCTGGTGGTGGGCATCACCAGCGGCGTGTGGGTGTGGAGCTCTAAGACCCTGCAGACCTGGCAGGGCCTGTGCAGCCGGAAGCTGACAGACAGGACTAGAAGTAGGAAACCCTGCAGCGGCGTCAGCTGCGGCAGCACACACTGCCACTACAAATCTCCTGCTGTGGTTCTGCACATGGCCAAGACTGACCTGCACTCAGACAACCCCACACACGTCTGA